The Takifugu rubripes chromosome 3, fTakRub1.2, whole genome shotgun sequence genome contains a region encoding:
- the LOC115249198 gene encoding G2/M phase-specific E3 ubiquitin-protein ligase-like isoform X2 — translation MDETEETSTTEWTRVPDPKCAGRLFSQELLHRGKDSGSLSLSLDLRHSRGEQDRAIASLYRRDGLQWSSPLNCALKGDVATGSGVDRHIISTVISRLMSGLHLNLGGVAVTRIFEGESDHLIPSVSEELLENNMFAMAGRMIGHSFLHNGPSFPGLSPAIVHVLFGGSLETAPVTIRDCPDLDIREIVEKLEGDAEFKEDDSIHQLCLSWDFPAPSNSNRKWLAKKLLLHAVIEQTRRQINHFRRGLEDTGIWTLLSHRRDVIPVLFPRESEAQVTPQMILDCITWPSSITVIFDKYEDKYLGSDEFCTIDIKRVSSFLKMFIENGSLSS, via the exons ATGGACGAAACAGAAGAAACTTCTACAACTG AATGGACGAGAGTGCCTGATCCCAAATGTGCTGGCAGGCTCTTTTCACAAGAACTGCTGCACAGAGGCAAAGACTCAGGAAGCCTGTCTCTGAGCTTGGACCTCAGACACAGCAGGggggagcaggaccgggccaTAGCTTCCCTCTACAGGAGAGACGGCCTTCAGTGGTCGTCACCACTTAACTGTGCACTTAAAG GTGATGTTGCCACAGGAAGTGGCGTTGACCGCCACATAATATCAACGGTGATTTCAAGGCTTATGAGTGGACTCCATTTAAATTTAG GAGGTGTGGCCGTCACTAGAATATTCGAGGGTGAGTCCGATCACCTCATCCCCTCGGTATCcgaagagctgctggagaacaacATGTTCGCCATGGCCGGCCGGATGATTGGCCATTCCTTCTTGCACAATGGCCCCAGCTTCCCGGGACTCAGCCCAGCCATTGTTCACGTTCTCTTTGGGGGTTCGCTAGAAACTGCTCCTGTAACGATAAGAGACTGCCCCGACCTTGACATCCGAGAAATAGTGGAAAAG CTTGAGGGAGATGCCGAATTTAAAGAAGATGATTCCATCCATCAGCTCTGTCTGTCCTGGGACTTTCCAGCTCCCAgtaacagcaacaggaagtggctggcGAAAAAACTGCTTTTGCATGCT GTAATTGAACAAACGAGGCGACAAATCAATCATTTCCGCAGAGGCCTGGAAGACACGGGAATCTGGACACTTCTCAGTCACAGGAGGGATGTAATCCCAGTCCTGTTTCCACGGGAATCAGAAGCACAAGTCACACCACAG ATGATACTGGACTGCATCACATGGCCGTCATCCATCACTGTCATTTTTGATAAATATGAGGACAAATACCTGGGCAGCGATGAATTTTGCACCATTGACATAAAACGCGTGTCCAGCTTTTTGAAAATGTTCATAGAGAACGGTAG CCTCTCCAGCTGA
- the LOC115249198 gene encoding uncharacterized protein isoform X1, which translates to MDETEETSTTEWTRVPDPKCAGRLFSQELLHRGKDSGSLSLSLDLRHSRGEQDRAIASLYRRDGLQWSSPLNCALKGDVATGSGVDRHIISTVISRLMSGLHLNLGGVAVTRIFEGESDHLIPSVSEELLENNMFAMAGRMIGHSFLHNGPSFPGLSPAIVHVLFGGSLETAPVTIRDCPDLDIREIVEKLEGDAEFKEDDSIHQLCLSWDFPAPSNSNRKWLAKKLLLHAVIEQTRRQINHFRRGLEDTGIWTLLSHRRDVIPVLFPRESEAQVTPQMILDCITWPSSITVIFDKYEDKYLGSDEFCTIDIKRVSSFLKMFIENASPAELKNLVKFWIGWEVPATEMKVEIVEGTFPTSSTCFEKLKLPRHYTEYNKFHLELCACISTCYSGFGCP; encoded by the exons ATGGACGAAACAGAAGAAACTTCTACAACTG AATGGACGAGAGTGCCTGATCCCAAATGTGCTGGCAGGCTCTTTTCACAAGAACTGCTGCACAGAGGCAAAGACTCAGGAAGCCTGTCTCTGAGCTTGGACCTCAGACACAGCAGGggggagcaggaccgggccaTAGCTTCCCTCTACAGGAGAGACGGCCTTCAGTGGTCGTCACCACTTAACTGTGCACTTAAAG GTGATGTTGCCACAGGAAGTGGCGTTGACCGCCACATAATATCAACGGTGATTTCAAGGCTTATGAGTGGACTCCATTTAAATTTAG GAGGTGTGGCCGTCACTAGAATATTCGAGGGTGAGTCCGATCACCTCATCCCCTCGGTATCcgaagagctgctggagaacaacATGTTCGCCATGGCCGGCCGGATGATTGGCCATTCCTTCTTGCACAATGGCCCCAGCTTCCCGGGACTCAGCCCAGCCATTGTTCACGTTCTCTTTGGGGGTTCGCTAGAAACTGCTCCTGTAACGATAAGAGACTGCCCCGACCTTGACATCCGAGAAATAGTGGAAAAG CTTGAGGGAGATGCCGAATTTAAAGAAGATGATTCCATCCATCAGCTCTGTCTGTCCTGGGACTTTCCAGCTCCCAgtaacagcaacaggaagtggctggcGAAAAAACTGCTTTTGCATGCT GTAATTGAACAAACGAGGCGACAAATCAATCATTTCCGCAGAGGCCTGGAAGACACGGGAATCTGGACACTTCTCAGTCACAGGAGGGATGTAATCCCAGTCCTGTTTCCACGGGAATCAGAAGCACAAGTCACACCACAG ATGATACTGGACTGCATCACATGGCCGTCATCCATCACTGTCATTTTTGATAAATATGAGGACAAATACCTGGGCAGCGATGAATTTTGCACCATTGACATAAAACGCGTGTCCAGCTTTTTGAAAATGTTCATAGAGAACG CCTCTCCAGCTGAGCTAAAGAACCTCGTAAAGTTCTGGATAGGGTGGGAGGTTCCGGCGACAGAGATGAAGGTGGAAATAGTGGAGGGCACGTTTCCCACATCTTCAACGTGTTTTGAAAAACTGAAGCTGCCGAGACATTACACAGAATACAACAAGTTTCATCTGGAGCTCTGTGCGTGCATATCAACCTGCTATAGTGGCTTTGGATGTccctga
- the phlda3 gene encoding pleckstrin homology-like domain family A member 3 yields the protein MSLPPKVMRDGVLEKRSSGLLQLWKKKRCVLTEDGLRLHRYKAHNDAPTSAPSSKAKDLPFAHMATVDCVEYKRGLVYFTVVLTSGKEIDFRCAQEGTAWNAEIALALVRYKNLQAVLTGRNKHLSTALLDTDQENVAL from the coding sequence ATGTCTCTTCCTCCCAAAGTAATGAGGGACGGCGTGCTGGAGAAGCGCAGCAGCgggctcctccagctgtggaaGAAGAAGCGCTGCGTCCTCACCGAGGACGGGCTGCGTCTGCACCGCTACAAAGCACACAACGACGCGCCAACCTCGGCGCCGAGCTCCAAGGCCAAGGATCTCCCCTTTGCGCACATGGCCACGGTCGATTGCGTTGAGTACAAGCGCGGCCTGGTGTATTTCACGGTCGTCCTGACTTCTGGAAAGGAGATTGACTTTCGGTGCGCGCAGGAAGGCACAGCGTGGAACGCAGAGATCGCACTGGCGCTGGTGCGCTACAAGAACCTACAGGCTGTCCTAACGGGACGGAACAAGCACCTGTCCACGGCACTCCTGGACACCGACCAGGAGAATGTGGCGCTCTGA
- the tnni1a gene encoding troponin I, slow skeletal muscle, which yields MPEHAPERKPKISASRKLMLKSLMVAKAKEELEQEILIKEEEKQKYLSERAPPLNTSGLNLQQLQDLCRELHEKVDVVDEERYDIEAKVMLNTREIKDLNIKVLDLRGKFKRPNLRRVRVSADAILRSLLGSKHKVSMDLRANLKSVKKEDTEKKRPVEDSDWRKNVEAMSGMEGRKKMFDAAKGPAQ from the exons ATGCCCGAGCACGC GCCAGAG AGAAAACCCAAGATCTCAGCTTCTAGAAAGCTGATGCTCAAG AGTTTGATGGTGGCCAAAGCCAAAGAGGAACTGGAACAAGAGATCCtgataaaagaggaggagaagcagaagtaCCTGTCGGAGAGAGCACCTCCCCTTAACACCAGTGGCCTcaaccttcagcagcttcag GATCTCTGCAGAGAGCTCCATGAGAAGGTGGATGTGGTGGATGAGGAGCGTTATGACATCGAAGCTAAAGTCATGCTCAACACACGCGAG ATCAAAGATTTGAACATTAAGGTGTTGGACCTGAGGGGGAAATTCAAGAGGCCTAACCTGAGGCGGGTGCGAGTGTCTGCTGACGCCATCCTGCGCTCGTTGTTGGGCTCCAAGCATAAAGTCTCCATGGACCTGCGGGCCAACCTCAAGTCTGTCAAGAAAGAGGACACTGAGAAG AAGCGGCCCGTCGAGGACAGTGACTGGAGGAAGAACGTGGAGGCCATGTCtgggatggaaggaaggaagaagatgTTCGATGCCGCCAAGGGTCCTGCCCAGTGA